From a single Deltaproteobacteria bacterium genomic region:
- the ccsA gene encoding cytochrome c biogenesis protein CcsA has protein sequence MFKIFLIIFSISYASLADIVFCQDSKLASLPILADGRVKPLAVHADEILKKIISHDCKLTGTQVYCALSLGLRNQLEELNQCKITFKVEHEKIKNILGVESNVLDTAIIENNIFNLRTELANEETNGRSESGYAVALGRLLTSRQVLMEIEKGTNWKVFTDKREWISVADIAGTANFHEVVLNQDSALEPSFLRKLKVESFYHQLQPFNIAIWLALIGFLISLIVNKSKFLFKVAFSFGISLVFIFVIGIGFRVFISDRAPVTNMYETVLWSALGILLLGLMLTWKKKESFYLMITFGSSLVLLFMMRFATGMLDSSIRPLVPVLRDNFWLSTHVTTITLAYACFALSWFIANALLIKRFFMEIPLARLVEINDSIRVIIQIGSILLSAGIILGGVWADYSWGRFWGWDPKETWSLIALLIYMAILHGKHAGWFKGIHFTIVNAVGFLFILMAWFGVNYILASGLHSYGFSQGGAVFLFSIFITQILIILIVLIKVGLFTNEFKNKVSN, from the coding sequence TTGTTTAAAATATTTTTAATTATATTTTCAATAAGTTATGCTTCCCTTGCAGATATTGTTTTTTGTCAAGATAGTAAACTTGCAAGTTTGCCAATTCTTGCCGATGGCCGTGTGAAGCCTCTTGCTGTTCATGCAGACGAAATTTTAAAGAAAATTATTTCCCATGATTGTAAATTAACAGGAACTCAAGTATATTGTGCTCTTTCTTTGGGTTTAAGGAATCAATTAGAAGAACTAAATCAGTGTAAAATAACTTTTAAAGTAGAACATGAAAAAATTAAAAATATTCTAGGTGTTGAAAGTAATGTTCTTGATACAGCTATCATTGAAAATAATATTTTTAATTTAAGAACTGAACTTGCCAATGAAGAAACCAATGGTCGTAGTGAATCAGGATACGCTGTAGCGTTGGGAAGATTATTAACAAGCCGTCAAGTATTAATGGAAATAGAAAAAGGTACAAATTGGAAAGTATTTACAGATAAAAGAGAGTGGATTAGCGTCGCTGATATAGCTGGAACAGCGAACTTTCATGAAGTTGTTTTAAACCAAGATTCAGCCTTAGAGCCAAGTTTTTTGCGTAAACTTAAAGTAGAAAGTTTTTACCATCAATTACAGCCATTTAACATTGCTATATGGTTAGCTTTAATTGGTTTTTTAATCTCGCTAATAGTAAATAAAAGCAAGTTCTTATTTAAAGTGGCATTTTCTTTTGGGATCTCACTAGTTTTTATTTTTGTTATTGGCATTGGATTTAGAGTTTTTATTTCTGATCGCGCCCCTGTTACAAATATGTATGAGACTGTCTTATGGTCAGCTCTTGGGATCTTGCTTTTAGGGCTCATGTTAACTTGGAAAAAAAAAGAATCATTCTATTTGATGATAACTTTTGGTTCTTCGTTGGTATTATTGTTTATGATGAGGTTTGCAACAGGTATGTTGGATAGTTCAATCAGGCCTTTGGTTCCAGTATTGAGAGATAATTTTTGGCTGAGTACGCATGTTACAACAATTACTTTAGCTTATGCTTGCTTTGCTTTGTCATGGTTTATTGCAAATGCTTTACTTATTAAAAGGTTTTTCATGGAAATTCCCCTTGCTCGCTTAGTTGAAATTAATGACTCTATCAGGGTTATAATTCAAATTGGCAGCATTTTATTGTCGGCTGGAATTATACTTGGGGGCGTTTGGGCGGATTACTCTTGGGGGCGTTTTTGGGGTTGGGATCCAAAGGAAACGTGGTCTTTAATTGCGTTATTAATTTACATGGCCATACTTCATGGAAAACATGCGGGTTGGTTCAAGGGGATTCATTTTACAATTGTCAATGCGGTAGGTTTTTTATTTATTTTAATGGCATGGTTTGGTGTTAATTATATTCTTGCTTCGGGACTTCATAGTTATGGTTTTAGTCAAGGTGGAGCTGTATTTCTTTTTTCGATTTTTATAACTCAAATATTAATTATTTTAATTGTTCTGATTAAAGTTGGATTATTTACGAATGAGTTTAAGAATAAAGTCAGTAATTAA
- a CDS encoding cytochrome c biogenesis protein ResB gives MKKLKSLFVVWKIFGSAKFAITILLLFTFAMIIGTIIESVYGTHYAVKVIYFSWWFYTLQFFIFSSLVVAVIDRLPFRPRLLGFYVVHAAIVTILIGTVITKINGIDGQLIVRQKSSSNYIKLNENLFYFSFNEKLLELKIPDNTFWKIKNTLYEDFQYKIELKELIPYAKSEIAWVKSNENWNLELIVKNNQIAEKTLLSYPANSIYDSKIEMGPLKIKLLNNSQFESIKDKNKYLILVNGNDKKKIFLKKFPQEIHFSDGLNAILSKTIINKSGVTFYELSVNGKNYKFFPKYSSFPIKEHLEVDRTSIFQLKSSEEENFDTKATVFVSKDKDNKIYFAYKKNEEWKIQEYLDTPIVLPWMGLHIDVLKQRIDYEPKLVFSHGEVQKEDEKNIMAAQITIYDKSNNKSYPFWISDQIKGKIKIGSVNLESFIAKKMISLPFSVSLENFKMDMIPGTQDPASYESFVDVEGEKYHIYMNHPLKKSGFTLYQSSYFQDDEGNYNSILSVNKDPGRAFKYIGSLLLVCGLILHYLIVYKKVNL, from the coding sequence GTGAAAAAACTTAAAAGTCTTTTCGTAGTATGGAAAATATTTGGTAGTGCTAAATTTGCAATTACTATCTTATTATTATTTACTTTTGCGATGATCATAGGGACTATTATAGAAAGCGTGTATGGGACCCACTATGCTGTAAAGGTTATATATTTTTCGTGGTGGTTTTATACTCTTCAGTTTTTTATTTTTTCTAGTCTTGTCGTCGCGGTTATTGATAGATTGCCATTTAGACCGAGATTGCTTGGTTTTTATGTTGTACATGCAGCTATTGTGACTATTCTTATTGGCACTGTTATTACAAAGATAAATGGTATTGATGGTCAGCTAATTGTAAGACAAAAAAGTAGTTCAAACTATATTAAATTAAACGAAAATTTGTTCTATTTTTCATTTAATGAGAAACTTTTAGAATTAAAAATTCCTGACAACACATTCTGGAAAATAAAAAATACTTTATATGAAGATTTTCAATATAAAATAGAGCTAAAAGAACTTATCCCCTACGCTAAATCAGAAATAGCATGGGTTAAAAGCAATGAAAATTGGAACCTTGAGCTAATTGTAAAAAACAATCAAATTGCTGAAAAAACACTGCTGTCATATCCAGCCAATTCTATTTATGATAGTAAAATTGAAATGGGACCTTTAAAAATAAAGTTATTAAACAATTCACAGTTTGAATCGATAAAAGATAAAAATAAATATTTAATTCTAGTTAATGGAAATGATAAAAAAAAAATATTCTTAAAAAAGTTTCCGCAAGAGATCCATTTTTCTGACGGACTAAATGCGATTCTTTCAAAGACAATAATAAATAAATCTGGAGTTACATTTTATGAGCTTTCAGTAAATGGAAAAAACTATAAGTTTTTTCCAAAGTATTCCTCTTTTCCGATTAAAGAGCACTTGGAAGTGGATAGAACATCCATTTTTCAGCTAAAAAGCAGTGAAGAAGAAAACTTTGATACTAAGGCAACAGTTTTTGTCAGCAAGGATAAAGATAATAAGATTTATTTTGCTTACAAGAAAAACGAGGAATGGAAAATTCAAGAGTATTTAGATACACCTATAGTGCTTCCTTGGATGGGACTCCATATTGATGTTTTAAAACAAAGGATTGATTACGAGCCTAAGTTAGTATTTTCTCATGGTGAAGTTCAAAAAGAAGATGAAAAAAATATTATGGCTGCTCAAATTACTATCTATGACAAGAGTAATAATAAATCCTATCCCTTTTGGATTTCAGATCAAATAAAAGGAAAAATTAAAATTGGGAGTGTGAACCTAGAGTCATTTATTGCAAAGAAAATGATTTCACTACCTTTTTCGGTAAGTCTTGAAAATTTTAAAATGGATATGATTCCGGGAACCCAGGATCCAGCAAGCTATGAGTCATTTGTGGATGTAGAAGGTGAAAAGTATCATATCTATATGAATCATCCGTTAAAAAAATCTGGTTTCACTCTTTACCAATCTTCTTATTTTCAGGATGATGAAGGTAATTATAATTCTATTTTGTCTGTGAATAAAGACCCAGGTAGGGCCTTCAAATATATAGGCTCTTTGTTACTAGTATGTGGTTTAATATTACATTATTTAATTGTCTATAAAAAGGTAAATTTATGA
- the nrfD gene encoding polysulfide reductase NrfD — protein sequence MFNCALTGPPLFYIWNGFLTFLFVLGLYAYSFQFQHGLVVTNLSDQVSWGAYIANFTFLVGVAAAAVLLVFPTYVLHREEVKDVVLLGELLAFSAITMCLLFITVDLGRPDRFTHILPFLGRLNFPRSVLAWDVVVLNGYLLLNLHVPGYLLYKTYKGEKPNKWLYLPFVFISIFWAVSIHTVTAFLYSGLGGRPYWNTAILAPRFLVSAFAGGPALLILVFLLINKFSKLQVSSAVQSMLEKIAMVFLPINMFLLGAEVYKEFYTDSVHTESMKYLFFGSHGHAMLAPYIWSSIAMSVFSMIIFFSPLKKNKVFLILACIMAILGIWIEKGMGLIIPGFIPTPMGDMVEYIPSVTEFFICLGIWAFGALLFTVLAKVAIAIQIGELREKT from the coding sequence ATGTTTAACTGCGCACTGACGGGACCTCCACTATTTTATATTTGGAATGGTTTCTTAACTTTTTTATTTGTATTGGGTTTATATGCATACTCTTTTCAATTTCAACATGGGTTGGTAGTTACAAATTTATCAGATCAAGTAAGTTGGGGGGCATATATTGCTAACTTCACATTTTTAGTGGGGGTAGCAGCAGCCGCTGTTTTATTAGTTTTTCCAACTTATGTTTTACACAGAGAAGAAGTTAAAGATGTTGTTTTGCTTGGTGAACTTTTGGCTTTTTCAGCTATTACAATGTGTTTGCTTTTTATTACCGTAGACCTTGGGCGTCCAGATCGTTTTACTCATATATTGCCATTTTTAGGAAGACTAAATTTTCCTAGATCTGTTTTAGCATGGGATGTGGTTGTTCTTAACGGCTATTTATTATTGAATTTACATGTCCCTGGCTACCTGCTTTATAAAACATACAAAGGTGAAAAACCAAACAAATGGCTTTATTTACCATTTGTTTTTATTTCTATTTTTTGGGCCGTTAGTATTCATACAGTGACGGCATTTTTGTATTCGGGCTTGGGTGGCAGGCCTTATTGGAATACAGCTATCTTGGCACCAAGGTTTTTAGTGAGTGCCTTTGCTGGAGGTCCTGCCTTATTAATTTTAGTTTTTTTATTAATAAATAAATTTTCAAAATTACAGGTAAGTTCTGCAGTTCAGAGCATGCTAGAGAAAATCGCGATGGTTTTTTTGCCAATAAATATGTTTTTGCTGGGTGCCGAAGTTTATAAAGAGTTCTACACTGATAGTGTACACACTGAATCTATGAAATATTTGTTTTTCGGTTCACATGGGCATGCAATGTTAGCCCCTTATATTTGGTCAAGTATTGCTATGAGTGTCTTTAGTATGATTATTTTTTTCTCGCCATTAAAGAAAAATAAAGTGTTTTTAATATTAGCATGTATCATGGCGATTCTTGGAATTTGGATTGAAAAGGGAATGGGATTAATAATACCAGGATTTATTCCAACCCCAATGGGGGATATGGTAGAGTATATTCCTTCAGTGACTGAATTTTTTATCTGTCTTGGTATTTGGGCTTTTGGTGCATTGCTTTTTACAGTATTGGCCAAAGTAGCCATTGCTATACAAATTGGTGAATTACGTGAAAAAACTTAA
- a CDS encoding 4Fe-4S dicluster domain-containing protein, whose product MEKKVAETMKQPIERRGFLKGLLTTIGGAAGAATAAGAVAKEVLPESNFSWEKFFQEHYKQMNSEDKERVFARIKEETKARTARDIEIKDPQPMDGVKFGYALNLSKCNGSRMCVTACVKENNQSRDPQIQYIKVIEMDIGTLNPEKGDMYYEGESVPKPGKFYLPVQCHQCNNPPCTKVCPVEATWKEQDGIVVIDYDWCIGCRYCMAACPYEARRFNFAEPSLPAEEMNPIQGYLSNRVRPKGVVEKCHFCLHRTREGKNPACLEACPTGSRKFGNLLDPNSEVSMILKTKRVFVLKEELNTVPSFFYYFD is encoded by the coding sequence ATGGAAAAAAAAGTTGCTGAAACGATGAAGCAACCGATTGAACGTAGAGGTTTCTTAAAAGGGTTATTGACAACTATTGGCGGAGCCGCCGGCGCGGCTACAGCAGCAGGTGCTGTAGCTAAAGAAGTATTGCCGGAATCAAATTTTTCATGGGAAAAGTTTTTTCAAGAGCATTACAAGCAAATGAATAGTGAAGATAAAGAAAGAGTCTTTGCAAGAATTAAAGAAGAAACAAAGGCAAGAACGGCTCGTGATATTGAAATTAAAGATCCACAACCAATGGATGGTGTTAAATTTGGCTACGCCTTGAACTTGTCAAAATGTAATGGATCTCGAATGTGCGTTACTGCCTGTGTGAAAGAAAATAATCAAAGTCGTGATCCTCAGATTCAATATATAAAAGTGATTGAAATGGATATTGGTACATTGAATCCTGAAAAAGGTGATATGTATTACGAAGGTGAATCTGTACCTAAACCAGGAAAGTTTTATCTTCCAGTGCAATGCCATCAATGCAACAATCCTCCGTGTACAAAGGTATGTCCTGTGGAAGCTACTTGGAAAGAACAAGATGGTATTGTTGTTATTGATTATGATTGGTGTATTGGCTGTCGGTATTGTATGGCAGCCTGTCCCTATGAGGCGAGAAGATTTAATTTTGCTGAGCCATCATTGCCAGCGGAAGAGATGAACCCTATACAAGGCTATTTAAGCAATAGAGTTCGTCCAAAGGGTGTAGTTGAAAAATGCCATTTTTGTTTACATAGAACCAGAGAAGGTAAAAACCCAGCGTGTTTAGAAGCCTGTCCCACTGGATCTAGAAAGTTTGGAAATCTACTTGATCCAAACAGTGAAGTTTCTATGATTCTTAAAACTAAAAGAGTTTTCGTTTTAAAAGAAGAATTAAATACAGTCCCAAGTTTCTTTTATTATTTTGATTGA
- a CDS encoding cytochrome c3 family protein yields the protein MMKISRILFINLIGFFVGARADETKIVNKHFTHQKKCQSCHQTNLGQFQLLTGKNIANSEIPVLCGQCHGIVKKDWEQDIHGKKINSWMHGKSEKWSCLKCHDPHEPKFKVMQADPAPQKPKYLIKKGEPHGK from the coding sequence TTGATGAAAATAAGTCGTATTTTATTTATTAATCTTATTGGTTTTTTTGTAGGGGCTAGGGCTGATGAAACTAAGATTGTGAATAAGCATTTTACGCATCAAAAAAAATGTCAAAGCTGTCACCAAACAAATCTAGGTCAGTTTCAATTGCTAACTGGGAAAAACATAGCAAATTCTGAAATTCCTGTGCTCTGTGGACAGTGTCATGGCATCGTAAAAAAAGATTGGGAACAAGACATTCATGGCAAAAAGATAAATTCCTGGATGCATGGAAAGTCAGAGAAATGGTCTTGTCTTAAGTGTCATGATCCTCATGAACCAAAATTTAAAGTTATGCAAGCTGATCCAGCACCACAAAAACCAAAATACTTAATTAAAAAAGGAGAACCCCATGGAAAATAA
- a CDS encoding cytochrome c3 family protein, with protein MIAILIGIILMANAEDNIQFKARPEKEIYSQCANCHGQKKYQYVPDKHKLERAHQKIKLAHGNKEMSCNHCHDKNQNNLLSDMDKKIVLFREPSPVCYQCHSDVFKSWKQNLHGKRMGTWNGKKVQLHCTECHNPHEVKFTEMKADPAPQKPKYKIKKETH; from the coding sequence ATGATCGCCATTTTAATAGGTATTATCCTTATGGCTAATGCTGAAGATAACATTCAGTTTAAGGCAAGACCTGAGAAGGAAATATATTCTCAATGTGCCAATTGTCATGGGCAAAAAAAATATCAATATGTTCCAGACAAACATAAACTTGAAAGAGCTCATCAGAAGATTAAACTTGCTCATGGAAATAAAGAGATGTCATGTAATCACTGTCATGACAAAAATCAAAATAATTTACTGTCAGATATGGACAAAAAAATTGTATTATTCAGAGAGCCTTCTCCAGTATGCTATCAGTGTCATTCTGATGTATTTAAAAGTTGGAAACAGAATCTACATGGAAAAAGAATGGGTACTTGGAACGGTAAAAAAGTACAGTTGCATTGCACAGAGTGCCATAATCCCCACGAGGTTAAATTCACAGAAATGAAGGCCGATCCAGCTCCTCAAAAGCCCAAATATAAAATAAAAAAAGAAACACACTAA
- a CDS encoding cytochrome c3 family protein, which translates to MIYKLLILSILIFIRLSGASSCQNSSCHQDLKAKKHLHGPMKSNGCVICHPKDKSEKEELVGNNKVRHPLLLKSLEKNRFKEINNTCFLCHEEFKVQIKHNKTVHKPINEKSCISCHDPHQSDHKNLLKNEDNPQLCVKCHESKSEKNNFLFHRLNEMKNACLSCHTAHFSQNKNLLLKSTTKELCLDCHSKDKKVMAWSGLELAQQHEPVAKGECTKCHNVHGGHNRFLLEKDINLTASYSKELFPAEQLCLKCHQNDKFTETKFRNGNKNLHTLHSVDLKNKKTCFACHDVHGSHQGALIRTEFEYLSKILPLKYQKTAVGGNCTTACHKKMSYDREKEIVNEKDK; encoded by the coding sequence ATGATTTATAAGCTATTGATACTTAGTATTCTAATATTTATTCGTCTTTCGGGGGCATCTAGCTGTCAAAATTCTAGTTGTCATCAAGATTTAAAGGCAAAAAAACATCTTCATGGGCCAATGAAATCAAATGGTTGTGTGATCTGCCATCCTAAAGATAAATCTGAAAAAGAAGAGCTTGTCGGTAATAACAAGGTTAGGCATCCATTGCTACTTAAGAGCCTTGAAAAAAACCGATTTAAAGAAATTAATAACACCTGTTTTTTATGTCATGAAGAGTTTAAAGTGCAAATTAAGCACAATAAGACAGTCCATAAACCTATCAATGAAAAATCGTGTATTAGCTGTCACGATCCACACCAAAGTGATCATAAGAATCTTTTAAAAAATGAAGACAATCCTCAACTATGTGTGAAATGTCATGAAAGTAAATCTGAAAAAAATAATTTCCTTTTTCACCGATTAAATGAAATGAAGAATGCTTGTTTAAGCTGTCACACTGCCCACTTTTCTCAAAATAAAAATCTGTTACTAAAATCAACGACAAAAGAACTGTGTCTTGATTGTCATAGCAAAGATAAAAAGGTAATGGCGTGGTCAGGGCTTGAATTAGCACAGCAACATGAGCCAGTGGCTAAAGGAGAGTGTACTAAATGTCACAATGTTCATGGTGGACATAATCGATTTTTGTTAGAAAAAGATATTAATTTAACTGCAAGTTATTCAAAAGAACTATTTCCAGCTGAACAATTATGTTTGAAATGTCATCAGAATGACAAGTTTACAGAGACTAAGTTTAGGAATGGCAATAAAAATCTTCACACGCTTCATTCCGTAGATCTAAAGAATAAGAAAACATGTTTTGCTTGTCATGATGTTCATGGCAGTCATCAGGGGGCATTAATTCGAACTGAATTTGAATATTTATCTAAGATATTACCTTTGAAGTACCAAAAGACGGCTGTGGGGGGAAATTGCACGACAGCTTGTCATAAAAAAATGAGTTATGATAGAGAAAAGGAAATTGTAAATGAAAAAGATAAATAA
- a CDS encoding NnrS family protein, which yields MEDKKIEPYSLFFSMGLLSALFGSLLWFAFQTRFISFFPRQAHGNIMFFGFLWSYIAGFLMTAIPKMTRTAATNYVEIFIGLLLVVLQWVLNVRNELVFSVYGYILQILFLIVFIGRRFLDKKQIPFEGFVFMPFAFISTFIGVWIFIRSQNQDFQLFYLFSGQAFVLNLVCGLGTRLIPVITRVPAAINPDIEGQKSKYLEYFILAVSLNAGFWIEVLVDASFGNAIKALVIGFIAIKYFKLFKVPTTRSFVGWGIRLAVVLMTTGFIGLGVNSDFSLPMLHLVYIGGFTLITLMISTRVTLAHGPQDMTPELNSNAILVTVVFFALAGFSRVFAGQSLDAAILSFSILFFILAIAAWSVRFVKDLLKL from the coding sequence ATGGAAGATAAAAAAATTGAACCTTATTCATTGTTTTTTAGTATGGGACTGCTGTCTGCGTTATTTGGGTCTTTGCTTTGGTTTGCTTTTCAGACAAGATTTATTTCTTTTTTTCCAAGACAAGCTCATGGAAATATAATGTTTTTTGGTTTTTTATGGTCTTATATTGCTGGGTTTTTGATGACAGCCATTCCAAAAATGACAAGAACCGCGGCAACTAACTATGTGGAAATTTTTATTGGCTTATTATTAGTTGTTTTGCAATGGGTTTTAAATGTAAGAAATGAGTTAGTTTTTTCTGTTTATGGATATATATTGCAGATTTTATTTTTAATAGTTTTTATAGGTAGAAGATTTTTAGATAAAAAACAAATTCCATTTGAAGGTTTTGTGTTTATGCCGTTTGCCTTTATTTCTACTTTCATTGGCGTTTGGATTTTTATTCGCAGTCAAAATCAAGATTTTCAATTATTTTATCTTTTTTCTGGCCAAGCCTTCGTTTTAAATTTGGTTTGTGGATTGGGTACAAGATTAATTCCTGTAATTACAAGAGTTCCAGCCGCTATTAATCCAGACATTGAAGGGCAAAAATCTAAATATCTGGAATACTTTATTTTAGCAGTGTCTTTAAATGCAGGTTTCTGGATAGAAGTGCTTGTTGATGCAAGCTTTGGTAATGCTATCAAAGCATTGGTAATTGGCTTTATAGCTATTAAATATTTTAAGTTATTTAAAGTCCCAACAACAAGGTCCTTTGTGGGGTGGGGTATAAGACTAGCTGTGGTTTTAATGACCACAGGATTTATAGGACTTGGAGTAAATTCAGACTTTTCATTACCGATGTTGCACTTGGTATATATTGGTGGATTTACGTTGATAACTTTGATGATTTCGACCCGTGTGACTTTGGCTCACGGTCCACAAGATATGACTCCAGAGCTAAATTCTAATGCAATATTAGTAACTGTTGTATTTTTTGCATTAGCCGGTTTTTCTAGAGTCTTTGCTGGGCAATCATTAGATGCAGCTATTTTAAGTTTTTCAATATTATTTTTTATCCTAGCTATTGCAGCTTGGTCTGTACGTTTTGTAAAAGATTTATTGAAGTTATGA
- a CDS encoding SCO family protein: MIKSIVTMVFLFFSLQSLSEEKKSDESIYQLKSSWQDQTAKDVLLKNFAGKIVLITMGYTGCAHACPLIISKIKAIETELKSKKITNYHVIFVSFDTVKDRPKDLKKYIVKKELDANVWTMLSSNKEADIRELANVLGINYKDVGDGDFVHSNVITALDIKGNIIAKVETLNDEINKLIERIEEQNGR; this comes from the coding sequence ATGATTAAATCTATAGTGACAATGGTTTTCTTGTTTTTTTCTTTGCAAAGTCTTTCTGAAGAAAAAAAAAGTGATGAGTCTATTTATCAATTAAAAAGTAGTTGGCAAGATCAAACAGCTAAGGACGTTCTTCTTAAAAACTTTGCTGGTAAGATAGTTCTGATAACAATGGGGTACACCGGCTGTGCCCATGCTTGTCCCTTAATTATTTCAAAGATCAAAGCTATCGAAACAGAACTTAAATCAAAAAAAATTACTAATTATCATGTGATTTTTGTTTCCTTTGATACTGTGAAAGATCGGCCAAAGGATTTAAAGAAATATATAGTTAAAAAAGAATTAGATGCAAATGTTTGGACAATGTTGTCTAGTAATAAAGAAGCTGACATCAGAGAATTAGCTAATGTTTTAGGGATAAACTATAAAGATGTAGGCGATGGTGATTTTGTTCATTCTAACGTTATTACAGCCTTAGACATAAAGGGTAATATTATCGCAAAAGTAGAAACACTTAATGACGAAATAAATAAACTAATAGAAAGAATAGAAGAACAAAATGGAAGATAA
- a CDS encoding formylglycine-generating enzyme family protein yields MKPSVKLLAILIFQMVFSNLALANLETIQIPAGKLEPFWLGASSNKKANKKINKAINIASFEVMVSQVTVLQYEEFLNKQPQWKKQNVSSLFSDASYLKSLGIENKTAPITWVSWFAAKAFCESVNMRLPTINEWEYIGQSSENKKSAVKDELFLKRILDWYGEPQGGNLKNTKSIYKNIYGVWDMHGLVWEWVEDFNSSFVTGESREDTSFNKDMFCGAGGMNSADQENYAAFMRFAFRSSLKAKSSIWNLGFRCVR; encoded by the coding sequence ATGAAACCATCTGTTAAACTTTTAGCAATATTAATTTTTCAGATGGTTTTTTCTAATTTGGCTCTTGCAAACCTGGAAACAATTCAAATTCCTGCAGGAAAACTTGAGCCCTTTTGGTTAGGTGCTTCATCGAACAAAAAAGCAAATAAAAAAATAAATAAAGCAATAAATATTGCAAGCTTTGAAGTTATGGTTAGCCAGGTTACGGTGTTGCAATATGAAGAGTTTTTAAATAAACAGCCTCAGTGGAAAAAACAAAATGTCTCTAGCTTGTTTTCTGATGCTAGTTATTTAAAATCTTTAGGCATAGAAAATAAAACGGCTCCAATAACTTGGGTGTCATGGTTTGCGGCAAAGGCTTTTTGTGAATCAGTTAATATGCGTTTACCGACTATAAACGAGTGGGAATATATTGGACAATCTTCAGAAAATAAAAAATCAGCTGTTAAAGATGAGCTTTTTTTAAAGAGAATTCTAGATTGGTATGGTGAACCGCAAGGTGGAAATCTAAAGAACACCAAAAGTATATATAAAAACATTTACGGTGTTTGGGATATGCATGGTCTTGTTTGGGAATGGGTAGAAGATTTTAATTCCAGTTTTGTGACTGGGGAAAGTCGTGAAGATACCTCCTTTAATAAGGATATGTTTTGTGGTGCTGGTGGCATGAACAGTGCTGACCAGGAAAATTATGCAGCCTTTATGAGATTTGCCTTCCGTTCAAGCTTAAAAGCTAAATCTTCTATATGGAATTTAGGTTTTAGATGTGTAAGGTAA